A region from the Colwellia sp. PAMC 21821 genome encodes:
- a CDS encoding integrase domain-containing protein has translation MAKTVMPLNDSQISKLKAKDKEYSKSDGYGLLLSIKPSGTKTWLFKYYKPLSKKRTNLSFGQYPTTSLADARRKREEARELLAKDIDPKEFKEQQYSQQAQANINTLEKVTADWMILKRTKVSSEYADDIWQSLVNHIFPELGARPLHSLEAKVVIETIQPIAAKGALETVKRLCQRLNEIMVYAVNTGVVHHNPLAGIRAAFESPKKTPMPTIHSDELPEFLSTLARASIKFTTRCLIEWELHTMTRPNEAARAKWEDIDLVKDAWIIPASIMKMRREHKIPLTPYTHHLLKLMKPISGHREYIFPADRDPKKHTNEQTANAAIKRMGFKGRLVAHGLRALASSTINNTKKFDPKLVEVALAHQEEDKSKAAYDRADYLEARREVMNWWSEFIIKKSQINYMDL, from the coding sequence ATGGCTAAGACTGTAATGCCGCTAAATGACTCACAAATAAGTAAGTTAAAAGCCAAAGATAAAGAATATAGTAAATCTGATGGTTATGGATTGTTACTCTCAATTAAACCTTCAGGTACTAAAACTTGGCTTTTTAAGTACTACAAACCCCTCAGTAAAAAAAGAACCAATTTAAGTTTTGGTCAATATCCTACAACAAGCCTAGCTGATGCAAGAAGAAAACGAGAAGAAGCGAGGGAGCTATTAGCTAAAGATATAGACCCAAAAGAGTTTAAAGAGCAGCAATATTCCCAGCAAGCACAAGCTAATATAAATACATTAGAGAAGGTAACTGCTGATTGGATGATACTAAAAAGAACAAAAGTATCATCCGAATATGCTGATGATATATGGCAATCTTTGGTAAATCATATTTTTCCTGAGCTGGGAGCAAGACCTCTTCACTCATTAGAAGCAAAAGTAGTTATTGAAACCATCCAACCAATAGCAGCTAAGGGTGCATTAGAAACAGTTAAGCGATTATGCCAACGCTTAAATGAAATAATGGTTTATGCAGTTAATACAGGTGTTGTACACCATAATCCACTAGCAGGTATTCGCGCTGCTTTTGAATCACCTAAAAAGACACCGATGCCAACTATACATAGTGATGAGCTTCCTGAGTTTTTAAGTACCCTCGCCCGCGCCAGCATCAAGTTCACAACAAGATGCCTGATTGAGTGGGAGCTTCATACCATGACTAGACCTAACGAAGCTGCTCGAGCAAAATGGGAAGATATTGATTTGGTAAAAGATGCTTGGATAATACCTGCATCAATAATGAAAATGAGACGCGAACATAAAATACCTCTAACACCATACACCCACCATTTACTTAAGTTGATGAAACCTATTAGTGGACACCGTGAATATATATTCCCCGCAGATAGAGACCCAAAAAAACATACAAATGAACAAACAGCAAATGCAGCAATCAAACGTATGGGTTTTAAAGGGAGGCTAGTAGCACATGGATTAAGAGCTTTAGCTAGTAGCACTATTAATAATACGAAAAAATTTGATCCTAAATTAGTAGAAGTTGCATTAGCTCATCAAGAAGAAGATAAATCTAAAGCGGCATATGACCGAGCAGATTACCTTGAAGCAAGACGGGAAGTCATGAATTGGTGGAGTGAATTTATCATTAAGAAGTCTCAAATTAATTATATGGATTTATAA
- the bamE gene encoding outer membrane protein assembly factor BamE, whose amino-acid sequence MLFRVLAIVIALSVSACSSWVYRIDIPQGNYLEQKDIDKLQIGMTKEQVKFVLGSPVVEDAFNKDIWHYVYRFKSGKSTDFDAKKQFTITFNDNKVVNAEGDFELPESYHVPMVN is encoded by the coding sequence ATGTTGTTTCGAGTATTAGCTATTGTAATCGCCTTGTCTGTTTCTGCCTGTTCTAGTTGGGTTTATCGTATAGATATTCCACAAGGAAACTATTTAGAGCAAAAAGATATCGACAAACTTCAAATTGGCATGACAAAAGAACAAGTTAAGTTTGTATTAGGCAGCCCTGTTGTTGAAGATGCATTTAATAAAGATATTTGGCATTATGTTTATCGTTTTAAATCAGGTAAAAGCACAGATTTTGACGCAAAAAAACAATTTACCATCACGTTTAATGACAACAAAGTTGTTAATGCCGAAGGTGATTTTGAATTACCAGAAAGCTATCACGTGCCTATGGTTAACTAA
- a CDS encoding SRPBCC family protein, translated as MPNISRSALVMHSVDDMYNLINDVLAYPKFLPDCSDSKIIAQDEQGMTAALLVSKGGLKKWFTTQNELISNQEIKMSLVDGPFKYLVGGWQLKALSDDACKIELTLDYEFSNKMFDLAFGRVFNNLANNMVQAFTQRAKEVYG; from the coding sequence ATGCCGAACATAAGCCGTAGTGCATTAGTGATGCACAGTGTAGATGATATGTATAATTTAATTAATGATGTGCTTGCTTACCCAAAGTTTCTACCTGATTGTAGCGATAGTAAAATAATTGCTCAAGATGAACAGGGTATGACAGCCGCGTTATTAGTCTCTAAAGGCGGCCTGAAAAAATGGTTTACAACGCAAAACGAGTTAATTAGTAATCAAGAAATTAAAATGAGCTTGGTTGATGGACCATTTAAGTACCTTGTTGGCGGCTGGCAATTAAAAGCATTATCAGATGATGCCTGTAAGATTGAGTTAACGTTAGATTATGAATTTTCTAATAAAATGTTTGATTTAGCCTTCGGTCGGGTATTTAATAATTTAGCTAATAATATGGTACAAGCCTTTACCCAACGAGCAAAAGAAGTTTACGGTTAG
- the nadK gene encoding NAD(+) kinase produces the protein MSNLYNTIGLIGKPHHEGASSTIEALHQYLSQQGYKVLIENSVAQTVNIDNVNMASLTNIGDQADLAIVIGGDGYMLGAARVLACYNIGVIGVNRGNLGFLTDLSPDDLIAPLEAILKGESRSEQRFIIEAEVYRHGKLKSSNSAVNEAVLHAGKVANMIEFEVYIDGSFMFSQRSDGLIVSTPTGSTAYSMSAGGPILTPNLNALSLVPMFPHTLSSRPIVVDGNSEIKLKLANENYENLQVSCDGHVILAVMPGDEVIIKKSEFTLRLIHPLDHNYFNVLRNKLSWGNKLY, from the coding sequence ATGAGTAATTTATACAACACCATTGGCTTAATTGGCAAACCTCATCATGAAGGTGCCAGTTCCACTATAGAAGCATTACACCAATATTTGTCACAGCAAGGTTATAAAGTGCTGATAGAAAACTCTGTCGCGCAAACCGTTAATATTGACAATGTAAACATGGCTTCACTAACCAATATTGGCGATCAAGCTGATCTCGCTATTGTTATTGGTGGTGACGGTTATATGCTTGGCGCCGCAAGAGTTTTAGCTTGCTATAACATTGGCGTAATCGGTGTTAACCGCGGTAACTTAGGCTTTCTTACTGACTTATCTCCTGACGATTTAATTGCCCCACTAGAAGCTATTTTAAAAGGCGAGTCACGTTCTGAGCAACGCTTTATTATTGAAGCCGAAGTTTATCGCCACGGTAAACTTAAAAGCTCTAACAGTGCGGTTAATGAAGCTGTACTGCATGCGGGTAAAGTTGCCAACATGATCGAGTTTGAAGTTTATATTGATGGCAGTTTTATGTTCAGCCAACGTTCTGACGGGCTAATTGTGTCAACCCCTACAGGTTCAACGGCTTACTCCATGTCAGCGGGCGGCCCAATATTAACGCCTAATTTAAACGCGCTTTCACTGGTGCCTATGTTTCCTCATACTCTGTCTAGTCGGCCAATTGTGGTTGACGGTAACAGTGAAATCAAACTGAAATTAGCGAATGAAAACTATGAGAACTTGCAAGTTAGCTGCGACGGCCATGTAATTTTAGCCGTTATGCCGGGTGATGAAGTTATCATTAAAAAAAGTGAATTTACCTTGCGCTTAATACACCCACTTGATCATAACTACTTTAATGTCCTAAGAAATAAATTAAGTTGGGGTAATAAACTCTACTAA
- the smpB gene encoding SsrA-binding protein SmpB: MAKKKKSSSSNTIALNKKARHNYTLTDKFEGGMSLQGWEIKSIRSGKVNISDCYVHIKEGEAYLLGAEIMPLNAASSHVVCDPNRDRKLLLNRRELEKITASVERDGYSLIATAMYWKACWVKLEFHLGKGKKDHDKRADIKDREWAVDKGRLMKNKNLDR, encoded by the coding sequence ATGGCAAAGAAAAAAAAATCATCAAGCAGCAATACTATTGCTCTAAATAAAAAAGCGCGTCATAACTACACCTTAACTGATAAGTTTGAAGGTGGCATGAGCTTACAAGGCTGGGAAATTAAAAGTATACGCAGCGGTAAAGTAAATATATCTGACTGCTACGTGCACATTAAAGAGGGTGAAGCCTATTTACTCGGCGCTGAAATTATGCCGCTTAATGCCGCTTCTAGCCACGTAGTATGTGATCCTAACCGTGACCGAAAACTACTATTAAACCGCAGAGAGTTAGAAAAAATCACCGCTTCTGTAGAGCGCGATGGCTATTCTTTAATTGCTACCGCAATGTATTGGAAAGCGTGCTGGGTTAAATTAGAGTTTCATTTAGGTAAAGGTAAAAAAGATCACGATAAACGCGCTGACATAAAAGACCGCGAGTGGGCGGTTGATAAAGGTCGTTTAATGAAAAATAAAAACTTAGACAGGTAA
- a CDS encoding RnfH family protein, producing the protein MSEQVMNEESSVQEQFAIEVVYGTPTRQEIISCTVEPNTTIEQAILASGIIDEFPEIDLTVNNVGIWNRAAKLTDLVKDLDRIEVYRPLLADPKEVRKRRAEKAKEEGRANKITGGRVDPRQGKTGEA; encoded by the coding sequence ATGAGCGAACAGGTTATGAATGAAGAGAGTAGTGTGCAAGAGCAATTCGCCATTGAGGTGGTTTATGGCACACCCACGCGACAAGAAATTATTAGCTGTACTGTTGAGCCAAATACTACAATAGAGCAAGCTATTTTAGCTTCTGGCATTATTGATGAGTTTCCTGAAATAGATTTAACGGTTAATAATGTCGGCATATGGAATCGCGCGGCTAAATTAACTGATTTAGTAAAAGACTTAGATCGTATCGAAGTTTATCGCCCGTTGCTTGCCGACCCGAAAGAAGTACGCAAACGCCGAGCAGAAAAAGCCAAGGAAGAAGGCCGAGCTAATAAAATTACGGGTGGTCGGGTTGATCCTCGTCAAGGTAAAACAGGCGAAGCTTGA
- the recN gene encoding DNA repair protein RecN — MLLHLNIQNFAIVRSLDIDWQQGMTTITGETGAGKSIAIDALGLCLGDRAVTNVVRPNCAKAELAATFDTTKNKHAKNWLKKNDMLLDNECILRRVISAEGRSKAYINGSQVPLAQLKEIGQLLINIHGQHDHQLIVKATEQRNILDAYASHQHLLDEVKYYYHQWRELTQEAKLLQESKLQRESKQQLLQYQVNELDEFSLQIDEFETLETDYKRQSNGQHILSETLVAVQLLSESEQFNVVDSLQHSAEQIAALGNYDPALKAIAEQLTEALIQVEDASQELKHYYESLELDPQAYTLIEERYSTAVLLAKKHQISPDALASFHQQLLQELQLFSSDETRLTQINDDIETAKQKYQHAALTLSDSRKKAATKLSKMITKSMGELNMQHGKFFIDICQDKNEHLSVNGSDTVSYLASLNPGQALEAMNKVASGGELSRISLAMQVILADKIVTPTLIFDEVDVGISGPTAAMVGTKLKQLAKNTQVICVTHLPQVASKGHQQLFVAKLTDGEHTETTVTELSSNGRVQEIARLLAGDKITENSLANAQELLAG; from the coding sequence ATGTTATTGCATCTCAACATTCAAAATTTTGCCATCGTGCGTTCACTCGACATTGATTGGCAGCAAGGCATGACCACCATTACCGGCGAGACTGGTGCAGGTAAATCTATTGCTATCGACGCCCTAGGACTTTGCCTAGGTGATCGAGCGGTAACTAATGTAGTACGACCTAACTGCGCTAAAGCTGAATTAGCGGCTACCTTTGATACAACTAAGAATAAACACGCTAAAAACTGGTTAAAAAAGAATGACATGTTGCTCGATAACGAATGTATTCTTCGCCGGGTAATTTCTGCTGAAGGCCGATCGAAAGCTTATATTAATGGTAGCCAAGTTCCATTAGCGCAACTTAAAGAAATAGGCCAATTACTGATCAACATTCACGGTCAACACGACCATCAGCTAATTGTTAAAGCCACCGAACAACGCAATATTCTCGACGCTTATGCCAGCCACCAACACCTGTTAGATGAGGTGAAATATTATTATCATCAATGGCGCGAACTAACCCAAGAAGCAAAGCTATTACAAGAAAGCAAACTCCAACGCGAATCTAAACAGCAACTACTACAGTATCAAGTTAATGAATTAGACGAGTTTTCATTACAAATTGACGAATTTGAAACCCTAGAAACTGACTACAAACGCCAAAGTAACGGTCAACACATTTTAAGTGAAACTTTAGTTGCTGTGCAGCTGTTATCTGAAAGTGAACAATTTAATGTCGTCGACAGTTTACAACACAGTGCAGAGCAAATTGCCGCCTTAGGTAATTACGACCCAGCATTAAAAGCTATTGCAGAGCAACTTACCGAAGCATTAATTCAAGTAGAAGACGCAAGCCAAGAACTTAAGCATTATTACGAAAGCTTAGAGCTAGACCCACAAGCCTACACATTAATAGAAGAACGTTACTCAACCGCTGTGTTACTCGCTAAAAAGCATCAAATTTCGCCTGATGCGTTAGCCAGTTTTCATCAACAGTTATTACAAGAGTTACAACTATTTAGCTCTGACGAAACACGCTTAACGCAAATTAATGATGATATCGAAACTGCAAAACAAAAATATCAGCACGCGGCATTAACCTTGTCTGATTCAAGAAAAAAAGCCGCAACTAAACTCAGTAAAATGATCACGAAAAGCATGGGCGAACTTAACATGCAGCATGGCAAATTTTTTATTGATATTTGCCAAGATAAAAATGAACACTTATCAGTAAACGGCAGCGACACCGTGAGTTACTTAGCAAGTTTAAACCCTGGCCAAGCCCTTGAGGCCATGAACAAAGTCGCCTCTGGCGGTGAATTGTCAAGAATCAGTTTAGCGATGCAAGTTATTTTAGCTGACAAAATTGTTACACCTACGCTTATATTCGATGAAGTGGATGTCGGCATCAGCGGGCCTACGGCGGCAATGGTAGGTACTAAACTAAAACAGTTAGCGAAAAATACCCAAGTAATTTGTGTAACGCATTTACCACAAGTCGCGAGTAAAGGTCATCAACAGTTATTTGTCGCTAAGTTAACCGATGGTGAGCATACAGAAACAACCGTTACGGAACTTTCTAGCAATGGCCGCGTCCAAGAAATTGCCCGTTTATTAGCAGGTGATAAAATTACCGAAAATAGCCTGGCAAACGCACAAGAATTATTAGCTGGATAA